A window from Salvia miltiorrhiza cultivar Shanhuang (shh) chromosome 2, IMPLAD_Smil_shh, whole genome shotgun sequence encodes these proteins:
- the LOC131011404 gene encoding zinc finger BED domain-containing protein RICESLEEPER 2-like, whose product MNKKCKTLLPPIPKSNTQPPPPFFSSGQSVGTPTTGATAPPFRQRATAPAVVSQLTPRSVGMDTESNDVDMEKEIEDDEVQILETPTSTPTSKSTPGTSVDCGSTIGTTRLGVNENGDMEVSKKPKSDVWLHFDKPCMIDNVPKCKCKHCHGWYSCKASNGTTHLKRHIKSCFKTPKFQDVGSMFDNRAAFLTKWKFDAKVYRDKLARAIIKHDLPFTYAEYDGVNELNACLNPEFKAVSRNTARNDCMKVFEMEKDKLKKLLAAHSGRICLTSDVWTAVTTVGYMSVTALFVDENWMLNSKLLSFVELDTAHSGLELSGKLLEVLKDWGIESKIFSLTLDNATSNDSMVRFLKDRLNLQNSLLCGGEFFHVRCAAHILNLIVQEGLKTVEDALKRIRNSVKYVKATDGRLREFQKCIEEVHLTDIGGGFLKLDVSTRWNSTYLMLDSAIKYRKAFTSLSYNDTNYKYCPTNEEWERGQRICEFLEPFYTITREISGSSYPTSNLYFMQVAQIEMKLNEFAGSTDEVIKDMALRMKKKFDKYWEDYCATLVFGSILDPNSKLKFLTFCYKILYPQDYEGKVKKIRDLLYKLFGEYDKIEIASRCPTITPRETLPQSQPHASTSRSSLSFLDLYNQELNEEESTNGENELDLYLEERFKPFAKLSVLEYWKVNANRFPRLARMARDILSIPITTVASESTFSIGGRILQKYRNCMLPDTVQALICTRNWLHGFKEVKTSGNNYVFF is encoded by the exons GAGCGTAGGAATGGATACTGAAAGCAATGATGTTGATATGGAGAAGGAGATAGAGGATGATGAGGTGCAAATATTGGAGACACCTACTTCAACACCTACTTCTAAGAGTACTCCAGGTACTTCTGTGGATTGTGGCAGTACAATAGGCACTACGAGGTTGGGTGTTAATGAAAATGGTGATATGGAAGTTTCTAAGAAACCAAAATCTGATGTGTGGTTACATTTTGATAAGCCTTGCATGATAGATAATGTTCCAAAGTGTAAATGCAAGCATTGTCATGGTTGGTACAGCTGCAAAGCTTCCAATGGCACCACTCATTTGAAGCGTCACATTAAATCTTGTTTCAAAACTCCTAAGTTTCAAGATGTGGGTAGTATGTTTGATAATCGAGCTGCTTTTTTGACAAAATGGAAATTTGATGCTAAGGTGTATAGGGATAAGTTGGCTAGAGCTATCATTAAGCATGATCTCCCATTTACCTATGCCGAGTATGATGGAGTTAATGAATTGAATGCTTGCTTGAATCCTGAATTCAAAGCTGTAAGTAGAAACACAGCAAGAAATGATTGTATGAAAGTGTTTGAGATGGAAAAGGATAAATTGAAGAAGTTGTTAGCTGCTCATTCTGGAAGAATATGTTTGACATCTGATGTATGGACTGCCGTGACCACTGTAGGCTATATGAGTGTAACTGCACTTTTTGTTGATGAAAATTGGATGTTAAATAGCAAATTGCTTTCTTTTGTTGAGTTAGATACTGCTCATTCTGGTCTTGAATTGTCTGGAAAGTTGCTTGAAGTGCTTAAGGATTGGGGTATTGAATCCAAGATATTTTCATTGACTTTGGATAATGCTACTTCCAATGATAGCATGGTTAGGTTCTTGAAAGATAGACTTAATTTGCAAAACAGTTTACTGTGTGGGGGTGAATTTTTTCATGTGAGGTGTGCTGCACATATCTTGAATTTGATTGTTCAAGAAGGTCTAAAGACTGTGGAAGATGCATtgaaaagaataagaaatagTGTGAAATATGTGAAAGCTACAGATGGGAGGTTGAGAGAGTTTCAAAAGTGCATTGAGGAGGTTCACTTAACTGATATAGGTGGGGGGTTCTTGAAGTTAGATGTGTCAACTAGATGGAATTCTACCTATCTAATGCTTGATAGTGCTATAAAGTACCGTAAAGCATTTACTAGTTTGAGCTACAATGACACTAACTATAAGTACTGCCCAACCAATGAAGAGTGGGAAAGAGGTCAAAGAATATGTGAGTTTTTGGAGCCTTTTTACACAATCACTAGAGAGATATCAGGGTCGTCATATCCTACCTCCAATTTATATTTCATGCAAGTTGCACAAATAGAAATGAAGTTGAATGAGTTTGCTGGTTCGACTGATGAGGTAATTAAAGATATGGCGTTAaggatgaagaagaaattcGATAAGTATTGGGAAGACTATTGTGCCACTCTTGTCTTTGGAAGTATTTTGGACCCCAACTCAAAGTTGAAGTTCTTGACATTTTGTTACAAGATACTTTACCCACAAGATTATGAGGGGAAGGTGAAGAAGATAAGAGATTTGTTGTATAAACTTTTTGGGGAATATGACAAGATTGAAATTGCATCAAGGTGTCCCACTATCACTCCAAGAGAGACTCTTCCTCAATCTCAGCCACATGCCAGCACAAGTAGAAGTAGTCTCTCATTTTTGGAT TTGTATAATCAAGAGTTGAATGAAGAGGAGTCAACCAATGGCGAAAATGAACTTGATTTGTACTTGGAAGAGCGTTTCAAACCCTTTGCGAAGTTAAGTGTTTTAGAATATTGGAAAGTGAATGCTAATCGATTCCCTCGACTTGCAAGGATGGCTAGAGATATTTTGAGCATTCCAATCACAACGGTTGCTTCGGAATCAACATTTAGCATTGGTGGCCGTATCTTGCAAAAGTATAGAAATTGTATGCTTCCCGACACCGTTCAAGCTCTCATTTGTACTCGCAATTGGTTACATGGCTTCAAGGAAGTGAAAACATCGGGTAATAATTATgtattcttttaa